Below is a genomic region from Raphanus sativus cultivar WK10039 chromosome 4, ASM80110v3, whole genome shotgun sequence.
GTCTACCTTACCAGATTCCCACTCGATTATGTATGGCCACTAGAATTATGGCCAAACATGCACGGAAGGGTAATGACATTTCTTTTATGAGAATTCAGTGACTACTTAATGGTCAGGTTCGGACGGTTAAATAAGCTTTTAGATATTCCTACATCAATCCTTTGTTGCTTTTGAAACTTAATAGACTTGTTTTcttcaaaaacaattaaaaaaaagagagaaacataAACTGTGATGATGGTTGCAGAAACCTTGGTATCAAAAcgagatttttaaaaacaaataggATGCAGATCATACATGTTGTTGATATGAAAGAGAATCTAAGGTAGATGAGCAAGTTGTTTATATGAATGAGATGAAAGCGCTTCCTCCTTTTCCAGAGAATTACACTCCTCCACCTCAGCCCAAGCCAGGGCCAAAACCGCAAGTAAAAGTGATGATCTAGTTACCCTGAGGGAGGATGACGTCACTGCTGATGTCAGCAAGAAGGAATAAGAGGTCAAGCTAGTTTGGCAAAGATGAGTCCATGATAAGTGCCAATGGTGAGCTGGACCAATCATGGAGCAAGGATGATGTGGAGATGGAGTAACGACTTTACGCGGGAAAAGTTGTTGAGTCGTTAGACGGTTAGGCTATTAGGCCGAGCTTGTTGGGCAGTTGGGCTTAGGCAAGAGAGAATAAACGTAGGCCATAATTGTATTGTAGTGGGAAGTCTATAGCTTATTGCTTTATTATTTGGGCTCACTTACGGGAATACCGTAGGCCATACATTGGTTGTAGCAGTCCGGTTCCAACTGCAATGCCTTATGGGATGCTACCGGTTAACGAGATGAGACCTCCACCGATGCGATATTGTTATATGTTTTACATccatataacaaaaaaaagtatcatCAGTATAGAAATTTCATAAACAATTTGCATTCTTTAATTGGCTATCACGCAATTCAGGGCTTGTAAGCATTAACTTTCCGTGGTTTTATTTTGGAAAAGTAAAAGGAAGAAAGCACGGGGCAAGCCCATGATTATGGCTGTGTGTGTGTTCTTTAAGCGACAGCCAAACTCGAGTGTTGACTGTTGGACGAATCTAAGCCCCATCTTCCGCAAACTCAAAGACCCCCAAATTTTGGATCTTTAAACAACACGGTTTATATAGTCAATCCTAAATGTAGTACTAATCATCATAATACTCTCTAAATTATCCATTTCCTAGTTTCTCTGTCTACAGTGTAGATAACAACAACCAAAGTCTAAATAAAAGTCAAAACACACTATGAAGATAAAAAggaataataacaataaaatctaATTATTGCCGACTAGATTTTCTGACATCATTAGTGGTTTGACATGCTTAACTTCAGTTGCGAATTTATGAGGTTGAGATTCGAGATAGACtgggttttttcttttttcccaGCTACCTCttttaattacatttattttctccAACTCTAagacaaaaactaaaatctaaacttTACAACAATGCCCATCAGTTGGACCATTTCTTCACGCACCACAGGCCGAGTCATTGAACAACACTCCCTTAGCCATACCCAACAACGCCTCGAGCGACTCAAGAGAAAACTTCCTAGCGAACAGAAACGGATCACTCCTCTTACTCACGGACCAATCCGAACCGTTGATCCCATTCTCACCGTACCTCGGTCTACTCTCCCTCAGCCGCACGATCAGCTCAGGCGCCACTTCCTCCGCCTCGTACATCCTCGGGTGACCCCCGTCGCTGACGGTCCAGTCCACGTGGGTGAGAGTAGCGGGGACACACCCGCGCGGGTCCCCCATGCTCAAAAGGGTAGGAAAGTAATTCTCCTCGGGATAGCACGTGTCTTCCCTCACGCACGTCTTGTCGAACTTCTCCCATATCCGCCGGTCACGCGCCACCATCCGCGCGTGTCTCCGCGTCAGAGCCCAGAACTGAGACCCGATCCGAAAATCCTCCAGCCTCACCTCCGGCAGCATCTCGTCGTCCCCGCGCGCCGCCCACCTCTCGAACTGCCACGGCTCGTCTTTGAGTATCTCGATGAAGCTCTTCCGAGAGGAGACCAGAGTCTTGTAAGTGAAGTCGAAGGAGTGTATTGGTACGCATGAGGGAGAGAAGAGGGCAAAAATGTAATTTCGCGGATCGTCGAGAAGCGCGTGTGCTAGTAACCGACGCGCCGCGGCCGCGAGAGTTGGCGTGTAACGTTCCGACCGTTTCGAGTGGATCACCCGGTTCGAAAACACTCCCGAGAAACCCGGGTCGTAATCCCGGGTCGGATCCGCGTGGATGTAGACATTGTAGAGATCCGTTGAGGAGCTTCCGTTGAAGAACATCTCCCACAGAGGCGCGAACGGGAGAGGCGTCGTGGTTATATACATAAACGCCACTTTCCGGGTCGACCCGGGCGGGAGATTCGGGTTGACATGCGAAGCGAGTCGGAGAAGAGGCTCGTCGTCTTTGGGAATCgccggcggcggaggaggagaagcGTCGGGGACGTTTCGAGCGTAGAGAGAGAAGACGGAGAGAGAGCGGAAACCGAACTCCGGCGAGGCGACGCCGGTGAGTTCTCGCTGGACTGTGAAGATGACTGCGACTGGTAGACAGAGGAACAGAGCGCAGAAGAGAGGGAACAGCGTCGGAGACAGCATATCTCTCTCGCCGGAAAGATTAAAAACCAGTGACTGCTTTTTAGTTTgtagagagagaaacaaagtGGAGTAGGATATTATAGGAGAAGAATCGATGATACATTTTTCTAGAGTGAGAAAGAGTGGGATTTGGTGCAACTTGTATtaataaagatattttaaaaaaatttatgagtactaattatagaaaatattcaaTTCAATTCAGTGGCATTTCATATATGGAATTCATGACTTTTTTTGTTGAACAAAaatttacgatttttattttaatattctttttatgtAACGGTCCTTGTTTTTCTTGGCCACTAATTGGTTCACTACTAGTACTATTTATCCAAAATTAGAATATGAAAGAATAAAATATGTTGCTTGTGCTAGTCGGTGTGACTAAATAAATCATAGGCCAACAAAGTTAAATGTATACGACGAATTTATTCGTTGATTAAAGCTAAAGGCAGCATTAAACAGAGTCATTAAATATTTGGTTGTGTACACACGTCTTTACTCATCATACACGTGGTGGTATGATGTATTGTAGCCTCTGATGGCACAATACGTGAAAGTTTCGTAATCGATCCGTTTTAGGCAAAACGTTTTCATGTCGAACGTAACATCTTTGCTGGATGGATACGAGTTACGGTAGTGTGTATCCACGTGGCCAGCATGCATTAGATTTGGGCCTTCGTATCTGGGCCTTGCCTCCATTAACGACTACGCGAGAAGTGGTTTCGGTTAGGTGGtcttaaatgatatttttagagcTCAGTGATCTTATTGTGTTTGTCGTCATCGTGAATGCTTCAGTGTCAGAGAAAATTATAGCGAAAGGCTATAACTAGTGGTACGAAAGCAATTGGgtgaatatttgttttttttgtttcattgcataagaatatttatttttcctgAAGAGAACAATTTGAGCGAATGTTTCAAAACGTATCAGAATTGCTTTATTACTAGAGACTAGAGAGTGAAAAAcacaattttgaatttttatctaGGATAAACTTTCCATAAGGACGTAAAACATATGATTCTTACACTAGTATAATCTCAACTATTacatatttagttttaaatcatTTGGCATCTAATGTTTTAATCTTACAGTTGCAAATAGCAATAGAGCTGTACATCTAAGAATTAGTGAAAATGTAGATCATATGGTTGGTGTTTGGCCTCTTAGGCTtagagaatatataaaataagttgTTGGTTACATATAATCTGGTGAATGCTCtagtttttgtatttatatattggaaaggataatctaaaaaataatgGACTGCAATGCAACCCTATAGACTATTATTACAGAGAGTAGGCCGGAccataaaaaatcaaaaaagcaGAGTAAACCGGAACGAACCGGGCCAACTGACAAGACTACCATCTCTCCCCCTCCACTTAAATTATTGAGGGAGCAGTGTAAGGAGAGGGGAAGAAAAACAATCTGACTCtgtcttttctctctctctcatagaAAGTGGTGGAAGAGAAGATGCCGAGGCCAGGGCCAAGACCGTACGACTGTATCAGAAGAGCTTGGCACAGTGACACACACCAACCCATGAGGGGTTTGCTCATCCAAGAGATTTTCAGGTCAtctttcattcttttcttattctatcactttgtaTCTATCTGTGTTTGCATGTAtcctttctctgttttttttcctgCTCATTTGttcttttgaactttttttcttttgtaggaTTGTTTGTGAGATTCACAGCCAATCCACCAAGAAGAACACAGAATGGCAAGAGAAGCTCCCTGTGGTTGTCTTGAGAGCTGAAGAAATCATGTATTCCAAAGCCAATTCTGAGGTTTCTTTCTATGTAGCATTTATAGTTTCTCAGTTTGGGTTTTGTATAGTTTAAGTTAGCTGTTATGGAACAGAGAAGCTACTCACTAAAACCCATCAGTGGCCCTCTTTGAACAGTAAGACTGATAGAGTCTTTACTTGTGATGATGATATACTCTTATGATAAGAGTCTTATCTAATAATGAACATTTGAACTTATGTCACTGTGTATTGACTTGGTTAATAGAATTTTTTACTAATCTTATATACTCCCATCTAATAATGAACAATATGTCCAACTTAGCTGAGTCTTGATTATTTGATTTACTTCTTTAGGCTGAGTATATGGACATGAATACACTTTTGGACCGTGCAAACGACGCCATTAACACCATAATCCGACTCGATGAAACCACTGAAACTGGGGAGTTTCTTCAGCCTTGTATTGAAGGTATAAACAATTTTGATATTAGATAGAACTCTGGATTCTTATTGGCTCAGATCAATGAGGAactcttgtttttgtttttgtagctgcATTGCATTTGGGCTGCACGCCAAGAAGAGCTTCAAGAAGCCAAAGGAACATAAACCCGAGACGTTATCTTAGCCAAGACTCAACTAAGTTGGACAACATTATGTCGCCGCAATACCAAGTCTTCATGAAACAGAACAACTTTGCTCCAAAGACTCTTCCGGTTATGAGTTTTCACAACGATGTTCAGATCAAGAAATGCCCTGTCTCCAAACACTCAAGCTACCCTTTATGCTATTCACTCAGAGTTCCTTCTTTGCCAGTCTCTAACAATGTCACTGACTCGTGCAAGTCCgacaagaacaggagagaggtAAGTGTGAATGCAAGTAATGGCATTACCTTTGGTGGTTGTGATCTATCTCTGCGCTTAGGCCCTCTTGGAGATGATATCATATCTCCTACTCAAAAACGGAGTAAGAtaaacagcaacaacaacaaaggcTAAAAAATCAGAACAGAACTGTGTTTTGATTAGCTAGTCAGTCTTGTGTTATAGAATGCGTCTTAGTTAGCTCTTTTAGTTCCTCTGTAGTTTTTAGGGTTCTTTACATgtaaatagagagagagagagagagagagagagagagagagcatgaTGAAAACAGAacagttcttcttcttcttgcattAATATCGAATCTTCAAAATTCATGAACAAGATTTCAAGAAATAACGAGTCTACATCTAGGCTTTCAcaacaaatacaaaaacaaaagtttataAGATCTTATTATTGAAAAGTTTTTGATATGAGCTTGCTTAGGCCCATTAAATAGCAACACCATTCTCTATGGATCAGCTAGTTAAGCAAGTTTAAGCTTAAATTTGTTCAATTGTATCTCATAAATTAGTTGCAAAGTTTAATAACAATTAATTAGGAAAAACGGTAGATGGTTCTATGATTTCAGTACTATCCAGCTGTGCTACATCTAGAC
It encodes:
- the LOC108851339 gene encoding uncharacterized protein LOC108851339, producing MPRPGPRPYDCIRRAWHSDTHQPMRGLLIQEIFRIVCEIHSQSTKKNTEWQEKLPVVVLRAEEIMYSKANSEAEYMDMNTLLDRANDAINTIIRLDETTETGEFLQPCIEAALHLGCTPRRASRSQRNINPRRYLSQDSTKLDNIMSPQYQVFMKQNNFAPKTLPVMSFHNDVQIKKCPVSKHSSYPLCYSLRVPSLPVSNNVTDSCKSDKNRREVSVNASNGITFGGCDLSLRLGPLGDDIISPTQKRSKINSNNNKG
- the LOC108851329 gene encoding glycosyltransferase BC10 is translated as MLSPTLFPLFCALFLCLPVAVIFTVQRELTGVASPEFGFRSLSVFSLYARNVPDASPPPPPAIPKDDEPLLRLASHVNPNLPPGSTRKVAFMYITTTPLPFAPLWEMFFNGSSSTDLYNVYIHADPTRDYDPGFSGVFSNRVIHSKRSERYTPTLAAAARRLLAHALLDDPRNYIFALFSPSCVPIHSFDFTYKTLVSSRKSFIEILKDEPWQFERWAARGDDEMLPEVRLEDFRIGSQFWALTRRHARMVARDRRIWEKFDKTCVREDTCYPEENYFPTLLSMGDPRGCVPATLTHVDWTVSDGGHPRMYEAEEVAPELIVRLRESRPRYGENGINGSDWSVSKRSDPFLFARKFSLESLEALLGMAKGVLFNDSACGA